Proteins from a genomic interval of Nocardia sp. BMG51109:
- the sucB gene encoding 2-oxoglutarate dehydrogenase, E2 component, dihydrolipoamide succinyltransferase: MAFSVQMPALGESVTEGTVTRWLKQEGDTVEVDEPLLEVSTDKVDTEIPSPAAGVLTKIVANEDDVVEVGGELGVIGEAGEAAAAAPAPAPEAAAPPAAAPAPAPAPEPAPAAQPAAPAPAPAAAPAPAAADGTPVQMPELGESVTEGTVTRWLKQVGDEVAVDEPLLEVSTDKVDTEIPSPVAGTLLEISANEDDVVAVGGKLGVIGSGSPAPAPAPAPAPAPEPAPAPEPAQQPAAAQQPAPAAAPAPAAAPAPAAAPAPAPAPQPAPAPQPAPAPQPAPAAQSPAHAASGDGEAPYVTPLVRKLAAENNVDLSSVQGSGVGGRIRKQDVLAAAEAQKPTAAPQSAAPSAPAAAAPQSAPAAAAAGVRPQLQALRGTVQKASRIRQITAVKTRESLQTTAQLTQTHEADVTRIAALRGRAKDAFKEREGVNLTFLPFFAKAAVEALGVHPNVNASYNEETKEITYHASVHLGIAVDTEQGLLSPVIHNASDLSLAGLARAIADIANRARTGGLKPDELAGGTFTITNIGSQGALFDTPILLPPQSGMLGTGAIVKRPVAISDNGNEFIGIRSMCYLPLTYDHRLIDGADAGRFLTTIKHRLEEAAFEADLGL, from the coding sequence ATGGCCTTCTCCGTCCAGATGCCAGCTCTTGGTGAGAGCGTCACCGAGGGCACTGTGACCAGGTGGCTGAAGCAGGAAGGAGACACGGTCGAGGTCGACGAGCCGCTGCTCGAGGTGTCCACCGACAAGGTCGACACCGAGATCCCCTCCCCTGCGGCCGGTGTGCTGACCAAGATCGTGGCCAATGAGGACGACGTCGTCGAGGTCGGCGGCGAGCTCGGTGTGATCGGCGAGGCCGGTGAGGCCGCCGCAGCCGCGCCCGCCCCTGCCCCCGAAGCCGCCGCGCCTCCGGCCGCCGCACCGGCGCCCGCCCCGGCACCCGAGCCGGCCCCGGCCGCGCAGCCCGCCGCCCCGGCGCCCGCACCCGCCGCGGCCCCCGCGCCCGCGGCCGCCGACGGAACTCCGGTGCAGATGCCCGAACTGGGCGAGTCCGTCACCGAGGGCACCGTCACCCGCTGGCTCAAGCAGGTCGGCGACGAGGTCGCGGTGGACGAGCCGCTGCTGGAGGTGTCCACCGACAAGGTCGACACCGAGATCCCGTCGCCGGTGGCCGGCACGCTGCTGGAGATCAGCGCGAACGAGGACGACGTGGTCGCGGTCGGCGGCAAACTCGGCGTCATCGGCAGCGGTTCCCCCGCACCCGCACCGGCTCCCGCGCCTGCCCCGGCGCCGGAGCCCGCACCCGCACCGGAACCCGCGCAGCAGCCCGCGGCCGCGCAGCAGCCGGCCCCCGCTGCGGCACCCGCCCCCGCTGCGGCACCCGCCCCCGCTGCGGCACCCGCCCCCGCTCCGGCACCTCAGCCCGCCCCGGCTCCCCAGCCGGCCCCCGCACCGCAGCCGGCCCCGGCCGCGCAGAGCCCCGCGCATGCCGCCTCGGGCGACGGCGAGGCTCCGTACGTGACCCCGCTGGTGCGCAAGCTGGCCGCCGAGAACAACGTCGACCTGTCGTCGGTGCAGGGTTCGGGCGTCGGCGGCCGCATCCGCAAGCAGGACGTGCTGGCCGCCGCCGAGGCGCAGAAGCCCACCGCGGCACCGCAATCCGCCGCGCCGTCCGCACCGGCCGCCGCGGCGCCGCAGTCCGCCCCCGCCGCCGCGGCGGCCGGCGTGCGGCCGCAGCTGCAGGCGCTGCGCGGCACGGTCCAGAAGGCCAGCCGCATCCGCCAGATCACCGCGGTCAAGACCCGTGAATCGCTGCAGACCACCGCGCAGCTGACGCAGACCCACGAGGCCGACGTCACGCGGATCGCGGCGCTGCGCGGCCGCGCCAAGGACGCGTTCAAGGAACGCGAGGGCGTCAACCTGACGTTCCTGCCGTTCTTCGCCAAGGCCGCGGTGGAGGCGCTGGGCGTGCACCCGAACGTCAACGCCTCCTACAACGAGGAGACCAAGGAGATCACCTACCACGCGTCGGTGCACCTGGGCATCGCGGTGGACACCGAGCAGGGCCTGCTCTCCCCGGTCATCCACAACGCCAGCGACCTGTCGCTGGCCGGCCTGGCCCGCGCAATCGCCGATATCGCCAACCGCGCCCGCACCGGCGGCCTGAAGCCGGACGAGCTGGCCGGTGGCACGTTCACCATCACCAACATCGGCAGCCAGGGCGCGCTGTTCGACACCCCGATCCTGCTGCCGCCGCAGTCGGGAATGCTGGGCACGGGCGCGATCGTCAAGCGGCCGGTGGCGATCTCCGACAACGGCAACGAGTTCATCGGCATCCGCTCGATGTGCTACCTGCCGCTGACCTACGACCACCGGCTCATCGACGGCGCCGACGCGGGCCGCTTCCTCACCACCATCAAGCACCGGCTCGAGGAGGCCGCGTTCGAGGCCGATCTGGGTCTGTAA